Genomic window (Ostrea edulis chromosome 9, xbOstEdul1.1, whole genome shotgun sequence):
TTCCGGCAATATCTCCTCAAAAGTCTTCTGCTTCTCATCATTAACTTCAAAATCCCCTTCAACTGGAATGATCTACAAAACAGACAAGATGTGTTCGTGAAAACACTGATACCCCTGTATTGCAGCAACATTGATAATGGTCAGAGTtccaagtttttcaaaagtaggccAAACCCCAAGATCAAgaggtcaaaagttttggtttcaaaataaaggacgtgtcacaagaaatacacattgaaatataaaagccctatcAAGATCCATTCAAAATTTACAGCAAAAGTCAAAgtagacagatggacagaccaaaaactacatgtatatgccccaGCATTTATGATTACAGGATGAAAATAACTTTTCATGTTAATTACTATAGATTCCTGAATATGCTGTAcgtgaggaatttattatcacgTAATTTTGTGAGAGGCAtcacttttaattttctgttgctaaAATACAAGTACTAAGAACTCTTGATTAACCATGTTAACAGACGAAACGTAAATTTTTGTTCAATGTGCTTTTACGTTAATTACGTACATACGAGTCTTTTACGATATATCATACGTACTATGGAATAAACAGTAACTATACGAAACTTCATTTCTATAAACATGTCTATGCATAACACTTGCATTTGTCCATTTCAAGCTTTTCTTGTtgatatttgtaaaagaaattgaagcttaattcaaaattaattttgaaacatcaaaaTTATTCCCAAAAATTCTGAACAAGCAGACATTATTTTCAGACCAAGTGTAATGAAATTTACTATAAGCCATGCTTTGCTATAGCACTGACTCACTTTGAGAGCAACTGAGTTCTGTCCTCTTTTAGTACGGAAAACCTCTCCATACACCCCTTCTCCAACCTTTCTGCACTGCCTCATCATACTgagaaataaaatgtacattaGTTAACGGATGTGTAGACAGATAAAATCAATGATGATATCGACAAGTGTAAAACACGAGTATCTTCTAttgttttgataaatataaagTCTGTTGAATATGAATCAAAATTTCCATAAATCTGATTTCAGAGACTGAGAGATATGTTGAAAAAGATCATTATTTTGACTAAGTCACAATTTAATACCTGCTGGTGATGCAGGACTGGAATGTCTCTATATCTTCCTGCTGACAAACCTCCAGCACTCTAGAGCGGGGCAAGACCGTGGGGACACTCTGCTGTCTCTGAGGCGTCAGAATCTCCTAAAAATGAACAATTCTAACGGATAAACAACCAGGTGTGTAGATAAATAAAgaatttctgtacaaaatatcaCTCACATTTTACTTCCTGTGTGTTGCAGTGTATCTACTCAGTGTACTAGTAATACAACaacaattattttatatccACTACCACACATAGATAAGGTTACACACTGGTTTTAAAAGCACTTACAAAGTGAGACTTATTGAGACTTTTGTTGACAGAAACATCAGGACTTTTGTTGACAGAAACATCAGGACTTCCTCTGGATGACAGCGAGGACTGAGCAGAGTAGAAGTTGTCAATTTCAGGACTTACAAGCATGAACTTTGTCACATTTTTGTCCTCCTCCTCATTGTTTTCTTCTTCACTAATCTTACTTAAATCATCATCTTCACTCTCCTCCTCAGTTTCAGCATccttttcattgttttcttcaGACTCTAATTTGGACTCGGCAGTCACACACGACCGGGAGGAACTCTTCTCATCAAAGCTACTGAAGAGGCTATCAGAGAAATCAGCATTTGACTGTTTTGAGTTTCGATGAGACACATGCATGGATAATACACTCTGTCTTAGCTTTTCCATCTGTACCAGGCATGTGTTTACAGGGCTCGTATGACTCGCATCTTCTGAATTCCTAAACACTGATTTATTTGTAGTGCTGACTTCTGACACATTACAGACTCGTGGAAGACTTTTCCCAGCACATGAGCTTTGCTCCAAATTATCAGTCGCAGACAATGAAATGTCTTCTTCCACATGGTCAATCACTGATAAATTATTAATGTCATTGGCAGAACAAGTCCGCTTGGCACAAGGGGTACTAGTTTCAATTTTACTTTGACTACGTAACTGATGTGGGGAAAATATTCCTCCTTTTGTGTGGGGGCTGCTATTCTGTACAGGAGATCCAGATATCACGAGACTATAGTCCTCAAATTCACTGAAATTTGTAACAGAAGAAAGCGAGTCTGATTTCTGACAAGTCTGGACAGTTTTTGGAACTCTTTTCCGTTTTCCTCCATATCCGCATTTTTCTGAGACCTGTTCATTGTAGTTCCTATCTTTCAGGGCCCTCCTGGGACGACTCGATCGAAACAGACTGTCACTACCCGTGCTGGAGCAACTATCCTGTAAATTAAAAGTTGAcctcttaaaatactttgaatatgtccaccatCAAAATGTGAGACCTACATCTTTGTAACAACCAATGAACCAAACTAAAAAGCCATGTAACCTAAAAAGCCTTTCTCCATTCATAAAAGCAGAGTGGACTAAATAAGCAATAACAACCTCT
Coding sequences:
- the LOC125659874 gene encoding serine/threonine-protein kinase haspin-like isoform X2 — protein: MSRSKNNTIKTYGRHRQRVITADIWIRDEEKQADFGTGLFSSSDNGSLDSSDQNSTNNSLFAGQVTRSSKKTMRGKNKENAGKVHNRRVLRKRLASDGDSCSSTGSDSLFRSSRPRRALKDRNYNEQVSEKCGYGGKRKRVPKTVQTCQKSDSLSSVTNFSEFEDYSLVISGSPVQNSSPHTKGGIFSPHQLRSQSKIETSTPCAKRTCSANDINNLSVIDHVEEDISLSATDNLEQSSCAGKSLPRVCNVSEVSTTNKSVFRNSEDASHTSPVNTCLVQMEKLRQSVLSMHVSHRNSKQSNADFSDSLFSSFDEKSSSRSCVTAESKLESEENNEKDAETEEESEDDDLSKISEEENNEEEDKNVTKFMLVSPEIDNFYSAQSSLSSRGSPDVSVNKSPDVSVNKSLNKSHFEILTPQRQQSVPTVLPRSRVLEVCQQEDIETFQSCITSSMMRQCRKVGEGVYGEVFRTKRGQNSVALKIIPVEGDFEVNDEKQKTFEEILPEIVISVELSLLRDNEQCYTKNFCEVQRVSCVKGKYPSKLLTEWNTFHEEKGSENDNPVMFKENQLFIMFEFADGGKDLESAQFNNIFEAKSVFEQVTFSLAVAEEALQFEHRDLHWGNVLVKKTDVKVVDYVVLGQSFQVESHGVQVSIIDFTLSRLDKDGCITYSDLSKDETLFEGTGDYQFDIYRKMKELNQNDWKVFRPQTNVFWLHYLADKLIRGKRYKRNTKMDQGLLRDFRNFSKEMLNYSSACDMLVSSDFFSS
- the LOC125659874 gene encoding uncharacterized protein LOC125659874 isoform X3; its protein translation is MSRSKNNTIKTYGRHRQRVITADIWIRDEEKQADFGTGLFSSSDNGSLDSSDQNSTNNSLFAGQVTRSSKKTMRGKNKENAGKVHNRRVLRKRLASDGDSCSSTGSDSLFRSSRPRRALKDRNYNEQVSEKCGYGGKRKRVPKTVQTCQKSDSLSSVTNFSEFEDYSLVISGSPVQNSSPHTKGGIFSPHQLRSQSKIETSTPCAKRTCSANDINNLSVIDHVEEDISLSATDNLEQSSCAGKSLPRVCNVSEVSTTNKSVFRNSEDASHTSPVNTCLVQMEKLRQSVLSMHVSHRNSKQSNADFSDSLFSSFDEKSSSRSCVTAESKLESEENNEKDAETEEESEDDDLSKISEEENNEEEDKNVTKFMLVSPEIDNFYSAQSSLSSRGSPDVSVNKSPDVSVNKSLNKSHFEILTPQRQQSVPTVLPRSRVLEVCQQEDIETFQSCITSSMMRQCRKVGEGVYGEVFRTKRGQNSVALKIIPVEGDFEVNDEKQKTFEEILPEIVISVELSLLRDNEQCYTKNFCEVQRVSCVKGKYPSKLLTEWNTFHEEKGSENDNPVMFKENQLFIMFEFADGGKDLESAQLQRKLFNLSTEIFTGEMYWSRKQMLKLLTMSCWDSPFRWSLMEYKSAL
- the LOC125659874 gene encoding uncharacterized protein LOC125659874 isoform X1, translated to MSRSKNNTIKTYGRHRQRVITADIWIRDEEKQADFGTGLFSSSDNGSLDSSDQNSTNNSLFAGQVTRSSKKTMRGKNKENAGKVHNRRVLRKRLASDGDSCSSTGSDSLFRSSRPRRALKDRNYNEQVSEKCGYGGKRKRVPKTVQTCQKSDSLSSVTNFSEFEDYSLVISGSPVQNSSPHTKGGIFSPHQLRSQSKIETSTPCAKRTCSANDINNLSVIDHVEEDISLSATDNLEQSSCAGKSLPRVCNVSEVSTTNKSVFRNSEDASHTSPVNTCLVQMEKLRQSVLSMHVSHRNSKQSNADFSDSLFSSFDEKSSSRSCVTAESKLESEENNEKDAETEEESEDDDLSKISEEENNEEEDKNVTKFMLVSPEIDNFYSAQSSLSSRGSPDVSVNKSPDVSVNKSLNKSHFEILTPQRQQSVPTVLPRSRVLEVCQQEDIETFQSCITSSMMRQCRKVGEGVYGEVFRTKRGQNSVALKIIPVEGDFEVNDEKQKTFEEILPEIVISVELSLLRDNEQCYTKNFCEVQRVSCVKGKYPSKLLTEWNTFHEEKGSENDNPVMFKENQLFIMFEFADGGKDLESAQDSNFRHFYEECLNLENKSEESAYFKFNNIFEAKSVFEQVTFSLAVAEEALQFEHRDLHWGNVLVKKTDVKVVDYVVLGQSFQVESHGVQVSIIDFTLSRLDKDGCITYSDLSKDETLFEGTGDYQFDIYRKMKELNQNDWKVFRPQTNVFWLHYLADKLIRGKRYKRNTKMDQGLLRDFRNFSKEMLNYSSACDMLVSSDFFSS